One segment of Saprospiraceae bacterium DNA contains the following:
- a CDS encoding type I restriction enzyme HsdR N-terminal domain-containing protein, with translation MSKNYLRPVLLQLDFLQFQPKLRLSKSGEKTFVFDPIRRKEVALIPEELLRQLVLLYLLEVKNYPANRIRVEAGFALNGMQKRSDIIVFDADIKPWLLVECKSPKVALAQSTFEQAARYNLQWQAPFLAVTNGLATFCCALDFGKQGFEYLGDFPDYFDCSD, from the coding sequence ATGTCGAAAAACTACCTTCGCCCTGTGTTGCTCCAACTTGATTTTTTGCAATTCCAGCCTAAACTCCGCCTCTCCAAATCGGGCGAGAAGACGTTTGTGTTCGACCCCATTCGGCGGAAGGAGGTGGCGCTCATCCCGGAGGAGTTGCTGCGTCAATTGGTGCTTCTTTATTTGTTGGAGGTCAAAAATTACCCTGCCAACCGCATCAGGGTCGAGGCAGGCTTCGCCCTCAACGGCATGCAAAAACGCTCCGACATCATCGTGTTTGATGCCGACATAAAGCCTTGGCTTTTAGTGGAATGCAAGTCTCCCAAAGTGGCGCTTGCGCAATCTACCTTCGAGCAGGCGGCCCGATACAACCTTCAATGGCAAGCGCCCTTCCTCGCCGTGACGAATGGTTTGGCGACGTTTTGTTGCGCGTTGGATTTTGGGAAACAGGGGTTTGAGTATTTGGGGGATTTTCCTGATTATTTCGATTGTTCCGATTGA
- a CDS encoding S9 family peptidase, translated as MQLLLRLLFVFVPALLFSQKQITLEDIWVNGTFQAKGVPGFNFQKDGVHYTRLSGAIIEQYDLRTGEKSGVIFDAATVPTAAPGWKGVFDGYSFSDDESKILLKVNSEPIYRWSTKADFFVFDSKTKKITALHEGSKQRYATFSPDGSKVAFVLENDLYFKDLTSGQTTQVTHDGKTNHIINGASDWVYEEEFELVRAFEWSTDGSKIAFLRFDESAVPEMTMEMYRGGAYPELVTFKYPKVGEQNAVVTAWIYDLNTRKTLQVNTGAAPDDYLPRIVWTPQNKLCLTWMNRHQNHLKLLLADSGTGSCAVLLEEKNKYYIDLHNATFLADGSGFVWPSEKSGFNHLYKHDMAGKEVAALTKGNWDVTNFYGVDERNGLLYFQAAAETPMRRELYSVKLNGKSLKKISKEKGFQSAQFSSTFDYYVNTFSTLNSPPRYVVRDRKGKEVRALEQNAAVTHKQSEYGTVPAEFFNFKTSEQVSLNGWMIKPNAPRFQNQKLPVLMFVYGGPGSQQVTDAWKGANYWWFQMLAQQGYVVACVDNRGTGGRGEEFKKMTYQQLGKLETQDQIEAAKYLGTLPFVDPARVGIFGWSYGGYMSSLCLLKGRDVFKSAIAVAPVTNWKWYDTIYTERYMRTNKENPDGYEQNSPINFADLLKGNYLLVHGLADDNVHFQHTAEMANALIAKNKQFDTMIYPNRNHGIGGGNAKIHLYTLMTNFLNEKLKGEAKGTARP; from the coding sequence ATGCAACTGCTCCTCCGGTTATTATTCGTCTTTGTTCCCGCACTCCTTTTTTCCCAAAAGCAAATTACACTCGAAGATATATGGGTCAACGGCACCTTCCAAGCGAAGGGTGTGCCCGGGTTCAATTTTCAGAAAGATGGTGTGCACTACACTCGTTTGAGTGGTGCCATCATTGAGCAATACGACCTGCGCACGGGCGAAAAATCTGGGGTGATTTTCGACGCGGCGACGGTGCCCACCGCCGCTCCCGGCTGGAAGGGTGTATTTGACGGCTATTCGTTCAGCGACGATGAGTCTAAAATTCTCCTTAAAGTCAATTCCGAACCCATCTATCGGTGGAGCACCAAGGCCGATTTTTTTGTGTTTGACTCAAAGACCAAAAAAATCACGGCACTGCACGAAGGCTCCAAACAACGATACGCCACCTTTTCTCCCGATGGCTCAAAAGTGGCTTTTGTGCTCGAAAACGACCTGTATTTCAAAGACTTGACATCGGGCCAAACCACTCAAGTCACGCATGACGGCAAAACAAACCATATCATCAATGGTGCCTCGGATTGGGTCTATGAGGAAGAGTTCGAGCTGGTTCGGGCCTTTGAGTGGAGCACCGACGGCTCAAAAATCGCCTTTCTACGCTTCGACGAAAGCGCGGTGCCAGAAATGACGATGGAAATGTATCGTGGAGGGGCCTATCCCGAACTCGTGACTTTCAAATATCCGAAAGTAGGCGAGCAAAATGCCGTCGTCACCGCGTGGATATATGATTTGAACACACGCAAGACCCTTCAAGTGAATACTGGCGCTGCCCCCGACGACTACCTGCCCCGCATCGTCTGGACACCTCAAAACAAACTTTGCCTGACATGGATGAACCGTCATCAGAACCACCTAAAGCTACTCTTGGCCGACTCCGGAACAGGCAGTTGCGCCGTTTTGCTGGAAGAAAAAAACAAGTACTACATTGATTTGCACAACGCCACCTTCCTCGCCGATGGTTCTGGCTTTGTGTGGCCCAGCGAGAAAAGCGGCTTCAATCACCTTTACAAACACGACATGGCTGGCAAGGAGGTCGCCGCGCTCACAAAAGGCAACTGGGACGTGACCAATTTTTATGGTGTGGATGAAAGAAATGGATTGCTCTACTTTCAAGCGGCAGCCGAGACACCCATGCGACGCGAGCTCTATTCCGTGAAACTCAATGGCAAAAGCCTGAAAAAAATCAGCAAGGAAAAAGGCTTCCAATCCGCACAGTTCAGTAGCACGTTCGACTATTACGTCAACACCTTTTCGACGTTGAACTCGCCGCCCCGATATGTCGTGCGCGACCGAAAAGGCAAGGAGGTAAGGGCATTGGAGCAGAATGCTGCCGTCACTCACAAACAGTCGGAATACGGCACGGTGCCCGCTGAGTTTTTCAACTTCAAAACCTCCGAGCAAGTGTCGCTCAACGGTTGGATGATAAAACCCAATGCCCCCCGATTCCAAAACCAAAAGCTCCCCGTGCTCATGTTCGTTTACGGCGGCCCCGGCAGCCAACAAGTGACCGACGCATGGAAAGGTGCCAATTATTGGTGGTTTCAGATGCTGGCCCAACAAGGCTATGTGGTGGCTTGCGTGGACAATCGGGGCACTGGCGGACGCGGGGAGGAGTTCAAAAAAATGACCTACCAGCAACTTGGCAAACTGGAGACGCAAGACCAAATCGAAGCCGCCAAGTATCTCGGCACCTTGCCTTTCGTGGACCCTGCGCGGGTTGGGATTTTTGGCTGGAGCTATGGCGGCTATATGTCGAGCCTATGCCTGTTGAAAGGCAGAGACGTGTTCAAATCGGCCATCGCCGTCGCGCCCGTGACAAACTGGAAATGGTACGACACCATCTACACTGAGCGATATATGCGCACCAACAAAGAAAACCCGGATGGCTACGAGCAGAACTCCCCCATCAATTTTGCCGACCTCCTCAAAGGAAACTACCTACTCGTGCATGGTCTCGCCGACGACAATGTGCATTTTCAACACACCGCCGAGATGGCCAACGCCTTGATTGCCAAAAACAAGCAGTTCGACACGATGATTTATCCCAACCGCAACCACGGCATTGGTGGCGGCAACGCCAAAATCCATCTCTACACATTGATGACCAATTTTCTGAACGAAAAACTGAAAGGAGAGGCGAAGGGAACAGCAAGGCCGTGA
- a CDS encoding sugar transferase yields MSTHLHSAPSFTSREMLFVGFDESFDASILEFPHHDRAYSFEIINNPLQAFRWLSQRVESLETYQLPYAVFCRLDWLRKDEFRLATQLRAHPDLRFVPLVVLSAEKDIYDIAELLKNGVDDCYMAPIRWSRMEARLDFLNQFKAKLLEGTSPEQFDFHISLSKRIFDVIGAFLAILLSAFIWIPIAIAIALESRGPIIYRSKRVGAGYRVFDFLKFRSMYVGADERLVELRHLNQYNGSGAVFVKIANDPRVTRVGRFIRRYSLDELPQLINVLRGEMSLVGNRPLPIYEAEQLTCDEWSARFLAPAGITGLWQVTKRGRANMSAEERIALDIAYAQNHNLATDLKIILRTLGAVMQEEDV; encoded by the coding sequence ATGAGCACGCACCTCCATTCAGCACCATCTTTTACATCTCGTGAAATGTTGTTTGTTGGCTTCGACGAAAGTTTCGATGCCAGCATTCTCGAATTTCCGCATCACGACCGCGCATATAGTTTTGAAATCATCAACAACCCATTGCAAGCTTTTCGATGGCTTTCGCAGCGCGTGGAGAGCCTCGAAACATACCAACTTCCCTATGCCGTTTTTTGTCGTTTAGATTGGTTGCGCAAAGATGAATTTCGATTGGCAACTCAGCTAAGAGCACATCCAGATTTGCGTTTTGTGCCACTTGTGGTACTCTCCGCCGAAAAGGACATATATGACATAGCCGAGTTGTTGAAAAACGGGGTGGACGATTGTTACATGGCTCCCATCCGATGGAGCCGCATGGAGGCCCGCCTCGATTTCCTCAATCAATTCAAGGCCAAACTTTTGGAGGGCACCTCCCCTGAGCAGTTTGACTTCCACATTTCTCTTTCCAAACGGATTTTCGATGTTATAGGAGCCTTCTTGGCAATCCTGCTTTCCGCTTTCATCTGGATACCTATCGCAATTGCCATTGCGCTGGAGTCTAGAGGCCCCATTATTTATAGGTCGAAACGGGTCGGTGCAGGGTACCGAGTGTTTGATTTTTTGAAATTCAGGTCCATGTATGTGGGCGCTGACGAACGTCTCGTTGAGCTGCGGCATCTCAATCAGTACAACGGCTCCGGCGCTGTGTTTGTCAAAATTGCAAATGACCCGCGTGTCACGAGAGTCGGGCGATTTATTCGCAGATACAGTCTGGACGAATTGCCGCAGCTCATCAACGTGCTGCGGGGCGAGATGTCGCTCGTGGGCAACCGGCCATTGCCCATCTATGAGGCAGAGCAACTTACCTGCGACGAATGGAGCGCCCGCTTTCTTGCGCCAGCAGGCATCACGGGGCTTTGGCAAGTGACTAAACGGGGCCGCGCAAACATGAGCGCCGAAGAACGCATCGCTTTAGACATTGCCTATGCCCAAAACCACAATTTGGCAACCGACCTAAAAATCATATTGCGGACATTAGGGGCGGTGATGCAAGAAGAGGATGTGTGA
- a CDS encoding response regulator, with protein MNRKILLVEDHDSLRRVIGAFLAKRFEVTAAKSGLEAMSHLSRGFVPDVIVTDAMMPDLTGFQLLFNLRNSGIYANIPVIVISGSCNDEEELRFKELGAHDYFRKPFSPTQLQNRLIQLTN; from the coding sequence GTGAATCGAAAGATACTCCTTGTGGAAGACCACGACAGCCTTCGCCGCGTCATTGGAGCATTCCTTGCCAAACGTTTTGAGGTGACAGCCGCAAAAAGCGGGCTGGAAGCCATGAGCCACTTGAGCCGAGGGTTTGTGCCCGATGTGATTGTGACCGATGCCATGATGCCCGATTTGACGGGCTTTCAACTCCTTTTCAACTTGCGCAATAGCGGGATATATGCCAATATCCCGGTCATCGTCATCAGTGGTTCTTGCAACGATGAGGAAGAGTTGAGATTCAAAGAGCTCGGCGCGCACGATTATTTCCGGAAGCCTTTTAGCCCCACGCAACTGCAAAACAGACTCATCCAGCTGACCAATTAA
- a CDS encoding glycosyltransferase family 2 protein, whose protein sequence is MNIYTLELIFWIGLLVVFYAYLGYGIVLWAMVALKRMLFRARPLADAPLPEVTFIVCAYNEEDWIEQKIANSLAIDYPSERIQFCFATDGSNDRTAALVRHYPYPASTRWMLLHEPERRGKIAAFQRAMQYVSTPVVVSTDANTSVNPGAVRLMVRHFADPTVGAVAGEKRIAMGEKADAGSAGEGIYWRYESLLKKWDAELWSVVGAAGELFAFRTEAYEHVPLDTIVEDFYLTMRIAQKGWRVQYEPEAYAVETSSASVAEEMKRKVRIAAGGLQAVVRLAPLLNVFRYGVLTFQYISHRVLRWTLAPLLLPILFLVNTSLAMRGFPLYQVLLAAQIVFYIAAFAGYVLETRHLKAKAFFIPYYFCIMNYSMYAGLWRLLRGRQSVLWERAKRA, encoded by the coding sequence ATGAACATCTATACGCTCGAACTCATTTTCTGGATTGGACTCCTCGTCGTGTTCTACGCTTATTTGGGTTATGGCATCGTGTTGTGGGCCATGGTGGCGCTCAAGCGGATGCTGTTCAGGGCCAGACCTTTGGCAGATGCGCCCCTGCCAGAGGTCACATTCATCGTATGCGCCTACAACGAGGAGGACTGGATTGAGCAAAAAATCGCCAATTCATTGGCGATTGACTACCCGTCCGAACGCATCCAGTTCTGCTTTGCGACGGATGGCTCCAACGACCGCACCGCGGCGCTGGTGCGGCATTACCCTTATCCTGCCAGCACTCGGTGGATGCTGCTTCACGAGCCTGAACGCCGAGGCAAAATCGCTGCTTTTCAGCGAGCCATGCAATATGTGTCAACGCCTGTGGTGGTCAGCACCGATGCCAACACTTCGGTGAATCCGGGGGCAGTTCGGCTGATGGTGCGACATTTTGCGGACCCCACGGTGGGAGCGGTCGCGGGGGAAAAGCGAATTGCCATGGGAGAAAAAGCCGATGCTGGCAGTGCTGGGGAAGGGATTTATTGGCGATACGAAAGTCTTTTAAAAAAATGGGATGCCGAGCTTTGGTCGGTAGTGGGAGCGGCAGGAGAGCTGTTTGCTTTCCGCACCGAGGCGTACGAGCATGTGCCGCTGGATACCATTGTGGAGGATTTTTACCTCACCATGCGCATCGCTCAGAAAGGATGGCGGGTGCAATATGAACCCGAAGCCTACGCTGTGGAGACATCCTCGGCATCTGTGGCGGAAGAAATGAAACGCAAGGTTCGCATCGCGGCGGGTGGGTTGCAAGCGGTGGTGCGCCTCGCTCCCTTGCTCAATGTCTTTCGATATGGTGTGCTGACTTTTCAATATATCTCTCACCGCGTATTGCGCTGGACACTGGCACCGTTGCTGTTGCCGATTCTGTTTTTGGTAAATACATCCTTAGCTATGCGCGGCTTTCCCCTGTATCAGGTCTTGTTAGCAGCCCAGATTGTCTTTTACATCGCTGCGTTTGCAGGGTATGTGCTTGAGACTCGACACTTGAAAGCGAAGGCTTTTTTCATACCTTACTATTTCTGCATCATGAACTACTCCATGTACGCCGGGCTGTGGAGGCTGTTGCGCGGGCGACAATCGGTGTTGTGGGAGCGAGCCAAACGAGCCTGA
- a CDS encoding HlyC/CorC family transporter, giving the protein MEIAIILVLITLHGFLVLGEIALLTAKRSRLESEKAKGNANAAIAVHLLDNIDNYLSAMQIGITLISIVEGAYAGVTIGRYLEPVVLLVPGLAPYAHQISVAVIISLITYLSLVVGELAPKYIAIQHAEAIAIAFAPVMNFITRVTGPISAFLSWSTKLFMRMLFIKPNEQQGVSEEEIKLLVKLANQQGVLETKESEFIQNILRFADRDAYTIMTHRNDVEWLDINASLEENDKIVYESGYTKFLVCDDSIENILGVVKLRDYVDSRNKPGFDLRDILTQPLFVPETMNSLKILERFRKARNYFAVVVDEYGSTEGIITLHDLTENIFGALPDLDDTEEQAIVSREDGSWLVDGTIPIDELRETIAVKEFDDPDADYSTLAGFILFKLGDIPKVGEHLETDGFRFEVVDMDKSKIDKVLITKPESVAPMRTAVNG; this is encoded by the coding sequence ATGGAAATTGCCATAATACTCGTCCTTATCACACTGCACGGCTTTCTCGTGTTGGGCGAAATCGCGCTCCTTACTGCCAAACGCTCCCGACTGGAGAGCGAAAAAGCAAAAGGCAATGCCAACGCCGCCATCGCAGTCCATCTCTTGGACAACATAGACAATTACCTTTCCGCGATGCAAATCGGCATCACACTCATCAGCATCGTGGAGGGTGCTTATGCGGGTGTGACCATCGGCAGGTATCTTGAGCCTGTGGTGCTGCTCGTCCCCGGGCTGGCTCCGTACGCGCACCAGATTTCAGTAGCAGTCATAATTTCTCTTATTACCTATTTGTCGCTCGTCGTTGGAGAGCTCGCGCCCAAATACATCGCTATCCAACATGCAGAGGCCATCGCCATTGCCTTTGCCCCGGTGATGAACTTCATCACGCGCGTCACAGGTCCGATATCCGCTTTTTTGAGTTGGTCCACCAAGCTGTTCATGCGGATGCTATTCATAAAGCCTAACGAACAGCAAGGAGTGTCGGAAGAGGAAATCAAACTGTTGGTCAAGTTAGCCAACCAGCAGGGCGTGTTGGAGACAAAAGAGAGTGAATTTATCCAAAACATACTGCGATTCGCTGACCGCGATGCCTACACCATCATGACACACCGCAATGATGTGGAGTGGCTCGACATTAATGCGTCATTGGAAGAAAATGATAAAATCGTGTACGAAAGTGGGTACACCAAATTTCTCGTATGCGACGATTCCATTGAAAACATATTGGGTGTGGTCAAGCTCCGCGATTATGTGGACAGTCGCAACAAGCCGGGCTTCGACCTGCGCGATATTCTAACGCAGCCCCTCTTCGTGCCAGAGACGATGAACTCGCTCAAAATACTGGAGCGGTTTCGCAAGGCACGCAACTATTTTGCCGTGGTGGTGGATGAGTATGGTTCAACTGAGGGCATCATTACATTGCACGACCTCACGGAGAATATCTTTGGCGCATTGCCTGACCTTGACGATACGGAAGAACAAGCCATCGTGAGCAGAGAAGATGGCAGTTGGCTTGTGGACGGGACCATCCCCATTGACGAACTGCGCGAAACCATCGCGGTCAAAGAATTTGATGACCCCGATGCAGACTATTCAACGCTCGCAGGCTTTATCCTTTTTAAGTTGGGCGACATACCCAAGGTGGGGGAGCACCTCGAAACAGATGGGTTTCGCTTCGAAGTAGTGGATATGGACAAAAGCAAAATTGACAAAGTACTGATTACGAAACCCGAATCGGTCGCGCCCATGCGAACGGCCGTGAATGGCTGA
- a CDS encoding sigma-70 family RNA polymerase sigma factor yields MQVMPMLNDHELIARYVDGDEHSFEVLLNRYKAKIYTSIYLFVKDQALAEDIFQEVFIKIIDTLRRGKYNHEGKFVQWAMRIAYNMCVDYHRRHKRRAHINPSEDFDIFEVLRLSDDGPDTQIMRSETHNRIRQLVDALPAEQREVVILRHYADMSFKEIASLTRVSINTALGRMRYALINIRKMMAEREVVLQ; encoded by the coding sequence ATGCAAGTTATGCCGATGCTCAATGATCACGAGTTGATCGCCCGCTATGTAGATGGCGACGAACATTCCTTCGAAGTTCTGCTCAACCGCTACAAAGCAAAAATATACACTTCCATTTACCTTTTTGTGAAAGACCAGGCGCTCGCCGAAGATATCTTTCAAGAGGTTTTCATCAAAATCATTGACACGCTCCGCAGGGGCAAATACAACCACGAAGGCAAATTCGTGCAGTGGGCCATGCGCATTGCCTACAATATGTGCGTGGACTATCACCGTCGCCACAAGCGCCGTGCGCACATCAATCCTTCCGAAGATTTCGACATATTTGAGGTACTTCGCTTGAGTGACGATGGCCCCGACACGCAGATTATGCGCAGCGAGACGCACAACCGCATCCGGCAATTGGTAGATGCGTTGCCTGCGGAACAGCGCGAGGTGGTCATCCTGCGCCATTACGCGGACATGAGTTTCAAAGAAATAGCCTCGCTTACTCGCGTGAGTATCAATACCGCTTTGGGACGCATGCGCTACGCCTTGATCAATATCCGCAAAATGATGGCTGAACGCGAAGTGGTGCTTCAGTAA